The genome window GCCTGGTTACTGTGATGTGAATGCGGGAGAGGAAGCACACTACAGAGACCTGGAGGGAAGTTAAAGACAAGACGCagctctttttgtgtgtgtgtgtgtgtgtgtgtgggtgtgtgtgtgtaatagaatTTCATGGAATACGACAATCACTAGGATTCCATGGATCATCGTTTCCTCAGGGCTGGGACTGAAGGGTTTGAGGTGAATAGAATACACTCTCTTGGCGATGTTTTTTATCCCACAGCGCTttaaattcttgattctgatcaGCAGGTGAAGTTTTCTATAAGAAGATAAGCATTTATGTTGTgtttacggaaggagtctccagtgttagaggAGAAGCTTTCCTTCATCAGGTCTTCATCAGCGGTTTCTCAGTAAGACGACAAGCtgctggatttatttatttatttattttgtctttaaacttcaagagagagagaaagaaaacagaacgTGTGAATGTTTATAGCCGCTAGAACAAAGCAAGAAGTAGAACTGGCTCGTTTCATGGATGAATAACGAATAAcgttaaatataaatgaattacttataaacagataaaatagATGCTGTTGTTCTTTAGTGGAGAATCGCTGGAGAAACTGCATTCACTCCAGGTTGTGTGGTTatgagaaaataatcagcagaCCATTATGACCCTGTGGTTCGAGAGCACTGAGTGGGCAGGGCCTAAACCTGAAATCCTAAAACTAAACCTGTGGTTAACAATAATAAGTGAATAATTATAATGGCTGCCTATGTGACATGAGACACTCTTGAAATTTTTCCAACAAAGCAgtcatttcttcatttctgaCCCACAAAAGGATCTCTGTGTTTTAAGTGAATGTTAGGataaatagttatatttatacACTAATATATTTCCCAAGAACGCATCACCTTCACTTCACTCAGAAGCCTGTTGGAAATTTCTTAAATATTTCGATTTCTCTGGTCCCTGGatttttaattcttttcctGCAGACATTATGAGACGGAGTGGAAGAAGTCGGATCAGGACAGCAGGAGAAACACAGCAGTGACGATGATGTGAAGAAATGAAAAGCTTAAGTGAAATCACATGAGCTTCATGTTAGCAAACACGCCGTGTGTACAGACCCAGTCAGGGGTCAGTGCATCACCCTGCGCTCGCGATCTGTCTTCTATCAGCTGTCAGCTTGACGGCAATGggatggggtggggtggggggggggggggtttagACATGTTATCCCGAATCATGTTATACAGATCAATATCAAATCATTTAGCTAATCGTGgagtgggttgtgtgtgtgtgtgtaatatgccTTTAGAATATTGTATAATGTTCCTGAAGTTCTCCACACAGAGCACAGAACCCACTTAGCAGAGAATCCAAATCAGTCAATCGAACAAGCAGCACGCTTGATCTCTGACCGCACCAGGATGAGCTAAAGCGCAAAAACGCTGTAAACCCTCAGGCGACCTCGTCTTTCTTCAGCTCCAATGTTTTATTTGCCTCCTAATCGCCGTATTAAGGCGTTCTTCGGTTTCTCCTCGGCCCTCTGAAAAGTCTCGTTTCAAAGGCCTAATGAAAATAAACTGGAGGGCCCCTGACGCTTTATTTTGAAAGAGAACACAGCAGCGGCGGGTTCAGGGCGAGGTGGAAAAACAGGGGGCATCTGGAACAAAGACCAGAAGAGTGCGAGGTCAAACAGCCCGCTGTCCGCAACATCTCCGGCAGACGCAGCATGGGAGGAGAGCGATGGCGCTTATATAATCGCCGGGCCGTTTTTGTCCCGTGTTGCATCGGATAGAATATATCACACAGCCTGACAGAGAAAACAATAGATCACGCTTTTGTCTCCGCCAAAGTGGGCTCTTTTCAGCAGATCATGCATCTGGACTACAGGAGATTAAGCCTCGGGTTTGGGCCGACTTTCGGggtgtgacctttgaccccttGGCTCAGGCTGACTGCACCCACACGCCCTCAACCGGAACCAGGGAGTTACAGGTGAACACACgattcctattattattattattattattattactagcaatcatttattttaagtgcattccaaaaaatatataattttattttttagatttaattttatttttatcttctcACCAACAACTTCATTTAATTTCCAGTTCAATGTAATTAGTACCCAGTTTGTTAATTAGTAATTAACATAGTAATCAGTTATTTAATGAATCAATGCTACACACTTTCatccaaaatgaatgaatgaatgaattttattcGTTTATTCGCCGGTTGTTTGATTCAGTGCACAATTACACACTTTcacattttatacttttaagtttcatgcaaaaaatattgacaaattaatcaattatttaatcatttaaatacaaattaattattgaataaaatgtaaatgattgaataaaataaataaaatttattttaattctaattaacTGATAAACTGGATCTTaatttgaatttaaaaaattcacaaaATGCATTCCAGACTtattaaaaaagtgtttttctttgtgtattGTTGCTGTTGTACTTTTTTTGTGTTATGAGTGAATTATCACAGctttatgagagtgtgtgtagcagtgtttgtatcagagtgtgtacaagtgtgtgtgtgtgtatgtgtgtgtgtgtgtgtgagagcgagagggTCGTCCGCATCTCCCCCATCACTCCTCTGTATCCTAAACAAGGTACGCTTGTGCCCTGTGACTCTTCCTCCATCCACCTGTGTGGACTTTGCTCCTAATCCTCTCTGATCCTCTCTCTGCTTTGAATACTTGGACTACTGAGTGTAACTAATTCTCCCACACAAGGATATTGTCTCGCCTGTCCTTTCGCCTTTGTCTTCCTCTTCGTGGCCTCTCATTCAGGAGCTGCGTTCGTTAACCGAACAGCCGGACCGGGAGAAAGCCTTCTAATCTAAAGGACTTAATGAGCTGTTTCCATCACCTTAAATCTGATTGTTTTCTTTGATTACGAAAAGACAAAACAGATAAACAGCCACGCTGatgaatccccccccccccccccggtgAATTCTGCTGTTATTTTCATGAGAATGTAATTATTTTGTTCACAAAGAACACATCTCACGCAGGTTTGGTTCAAGCAATcgctttgtttaaaaaaaacacaacaggacGACGCAAAATCCAGCCCGGATCCCACACAGGAGCCATTTGTGACACGCTGAGAAACAAACTGCTTTTGTAATTAACAGCACAATCGCAGAGATCGGGAGTTTATGATTGCGGCAAATGTTAAAGCCATTGGCCTACCGCAGCATGCGAGCAGCACATGTGACCGAGGAAAGTTACAGACGTCAATTCCGTGGAGACGGCCCCGGCCCTGGAGGGGCTTTTTTCAGACAGCCATTTGGTGCCCTTCACCCCCTCGGTCTCTAACCTTTTGACTCCTGATCCTGGAGGTCAGCGATGCTCGGGGAGCCGAGATCCAGCAGCATGGCCCGTAAATCAGGGCGCTCACGGGAACGACACGCCAGGCAGGATCCCAGCCCTGGCACCATCACTCTGCCCCACTGATGCTCCGGTTCCCAGCCTGGGTTCCCATCCGCAAggctttatttcatttcatttcaacctTCAGGCCGAGACTCCGCAGAAACCAAAATCTagaacacaatcacacacaagcGGCttcttaattaaacaaaaacagagcATAGAGCCATAGCAGTGCAGAACCCACAAGGTTTCCTGAGTAGAACCCTTGGAGAAATTTCTCTTTTAATTAAAACCTATAAAGAACCTTTTAGAGAGTGCGTGCAGCAAGTACCAGTGCAGTACCCAGGTAACGCATCAGAAAAATGGGTTCTATAAGTTTCTATGGGTTTCATCTTCTAAAAGGTTCCCAAACTGCACACTTATGCACTGCCTGGAACctgtttttaaaggtttgcaCATAGAACCTTTAGGGCTTTGCTTAAGGTTCTAAATTTgtactttttatatttagtaaatattaaaaaattttaGAACCTCAGCAATACTGTCTTGAGAAATAAAAACCCAATCTTCTTAGCCTCTTAAAAGGGTTCTATTTGGAACCATTCATGGTAGAAGCCTTAATGGTTGTACATTTAagacgatagatagatagatagatagatagatagatagatagatagatagatagatagatagatagatagatacatacatacatacatacataaaaaaatagataaataaaaaataataaataaataaataaataaataaataaataaataaataaataagaaaaaattaacaaaagaacaaataaataaataaataaataagaaacacACCAATAAAACATATTGAATGagtaaataagcaaacaaaaaacaagtaaacaaaaacaaattaattaattaatgattaaaaaacttataggtaaataaataaataaataaataaataaaacttatgggtaaataaatagatagatagatagatagatagatagatagatagatagatagatagatagatagatagatagatagatagataaataaataaaacttatgggtaaataaataaataaataaataaataaataaataagtgagtgagtgagtgagtgagtgagtgagtgagtgagtgagtgagtgagtgagtgagtgagtgagtgagataatgGCTAAGTGTTCTTTAGCACAGCCTCGGCCCCGGTGTGACCCCTCGTCCGGCTGCATGGATCCATCAGGGCAGTAAAATTAGCCCACCTGTGTTTAAAGCTCTGGATTCTGTCACCCAGATGGAGCGTTCAGCAGCACCTGGACACCGAATACACAAATCAGACATTTTTCTGAGgggagtgaagtgtgtgtgctcatgGCTCCCTGCTTTAACCTGTCAGCTCAGCCTCAGGCCCCGggccctccctctctctctctctctccttctctctcactaaTGAACAAAGCTGTAAAATGGTCACAATATTGTTTTTCTAGCCAGGCCACCACACCAGTTGTCGTTCTCCACCTAGTTCCCCTTTTACAACAAAATTTTGGttaattgtaattgtaattgttaattttaaactttatttcctTCAACAAACATATGATTAatattaaccacacacacacacatacacactgttctAACAGTATACTAGGTAGAAGCCTATAAGTAACCTATTATCTAATGAATACCTAAAGTACCCTGGATAAACACAGATCCCCCTTCTATAAAGAACCCTAATAAACCCTTACCCTGACAGTTTAGACATTTTTAATTTGCATGTTCTACGTATTAAGAAAGTAAATGACCCATAATTTGGAGTTTGTACCTCAGACTTACCCCTTTAAGGGTTCTATTTAAAACAATTTCTAATAGGAGAACACTTTGCGTTGATTTCTATATAGAAGATTTAAGAGCTCCTCCAGAGAAACAACTGAAATCcccttacatttttatttacattactagTATTTAATTATATTCCTAATACAGCTAACCTAAGTGTTTTTGAATTTAGCTACACCGTCTAAATGCAGGTTTGCACCAGGAAAAAAGGGTTCTTCAATGGTTCTTGCAGATTTCTTCTGATAATTAAAGGTTCTTAGCTACAAAAGGAGTTCTATTTAGTAGAGTTTCATACAGAATCTTAACAAGTTCCACGTGTAGTCACGATCACGTCAAAACTCTAATGACTAAAGGTCATTTAAAACTTTCTATCGATTTATCTTCTCAGAATAAATATTTCCTGGAATTAGGTGACTAGAAACCAACCGGGTCACAGTGCTTGATTTCCTACAaaatatcaggtgtgtgtgtgtgtgagatactggTGCTACACAAATAAGCAACATTCCCGGACTGTAGACTTCCTCCTAGAGTCTGTAAATTAACTAAATTCGTTGTCATAGAAACATCATTAAATCCCTGTAGTATTAATGAGGTTTTTCTTTGGTCATGAAGATAAAGCTCATGAAGTTACAGCGCTCGAGCGCCTCTTTTATCAGTGTGTAATCTTGGTCTATGTCGCCTCCTGGTGGAGGGAAAGGTGACAGCAAGTGgataaaaacaacttttgtaCACTTTTCTGTTTCCAGCTTTACCGCAAGCAACAATTTGacccaaaataataaacactgtacaaaaaGAGTGATATTAAACATAAAATCCAGAGTATAAATGTTATGACAAACTGCACAGCTCTGCTACTATGCCAGTCGCTGCTATGGCGGCTTCCATTTCCGGTTTGTAATAATTCCTCGGTACAAATAAAGATAGAAACCTAAACTTGGGTTTTAAGAGTTTTTACATATCTGAAATGTTAGAGATTACATAATGTGATGCCCAGTGTCTCTAGACAAGGATTATTCAATTACTTCAGGagttcatttgttttctgataTAACCGTGAGCCGGGCTAGCTGTTAGCATGCTAACATTAGGGACATCTATTCATAACAGTAGATTAGAGTCATATAACTAAGAGTTTATGATTCAGAATTAACAGCTAACAAAAAAGTGAATTTTATAAATCAAAATTAATTTATGGTCAGAAAGGgtttgaaagaaagaatattttgtttaaaaaactgacggtgttttgttttttgttaagcACTTAAACGGGGGGGGGGGCGCTAGTGTGTCGCTGATTGGTCATCTACCACGTCAATCAAACCAATTCGCTCAAAGTAGGTGGGGCTTGCGCCcgtttatttgattcattttattttaaggtCATTGATAACAACATAGACATGACTTCAGGAATGCATAGATATTTCCccacaaatattttattgagtTTTATGCGAATATCCGTAAAGAAGAGCACATAAAACAGACTGATAAGGAAAGCAGCATTGTAATAATTTACACTTTtattcagtgtggtgtgtttaaagtccaaaaaaacatggacacacacacacacacacacacacacaaacaacagctCCTCACTGCTCTCTAAAACGGATCATTATTAAATAACTAATCTTTAAGTGTTTCCATTCCCCATAAGTTCTCAGGATCAGATCAGTCAGATCCCAGTTTGAGCTTCTCTGCCACCGTGCTGTCGTGTTTGGATCCTCCGAGGCAGGGCGGGCTCTTGGCCAGGCTCGGGTCACTGCTCCACTGCTGGGGCGTTTTGGCCTGGATGGCAAGAGCGTGAACGCTGGTGCTTAGCTCGTGGCTCAGGGTCTCATTGACCAGTCGGTGGCGCTGCAGTAGAGACAAGCCGTCGAAGCGAGAGCTCACCACCAGAACCCTGAAGTGTGACTCGGAGCCCGGGGGCACGGCATGCATGTGGCTCTCGTTCAGCACCTCCAGGTGCTCCGGAGCAAGAGCCTGAGTCAGTTTGGTGCGAATGGACGTCTCGACCGGCCGAGCGGACGCGGCTTCCATGTGACAAGCAGATGAATGTCTGGAAGAGGAGAGAGCAACGGAGGAGGAATGGACGAGACGGCGAACATGGGACAACATCGGCAAAAACCGGGAGCGAGAGGACGACCACGTCAGACCTGCAAGGACCATAAAGATTAAAACAGTAGATTTATTCTGCTGTTGTTCCCTACATTTACCCACAGTGCAGTTCGGCTACCTTCAAatggagctgcagtgtgatttAGAGCTCTTACTTCGTCTCTGTCTAGAAAAGATCAAGCCTCAGAGCCTCTGCAGGAACACCACTGTGGGCACGTGGTGTCCAGCTGTGCCATATAAATAATAGCTGCAGTGAATTCTGGGAATTTGAGTCCAACATTGACACTGAACATCGCTGAAAATTTAGCAGTAAGAAAAGAAGCTAGTAAAGACGGTGTCCACCCTGTGACGTCAGCGCGGGACACACTGACCACCAGAAtcactaaacaacaccacaaacatatgcatataaacacatttaatcAGTCTCAATAAGGAATTcgcctttattttttttattatattattgtagtGACGGTCTGCATTGTTTCTCATTTCATTTGTCACTTTCTGTTTTTCCACCTCAGCCACCGACTTTCACATTTTTAACGACAATGAAATTGACCGTGAAGAGAAAAACTTCGAccctaaattatttaaataaaacattaaaacccaACATAAATATTATTCTTACCGGACTTTTTTACCCACTTCGTCCGTCGTCTCAGTCGGACACGCACAACAAACTCAGTTGTTATTCTTCGCTGCTGCGGTGccggaaaataataataaaaaaccccacacactgCCACCGTGTGGCCATACAACGGAACTGAATTGTATTATACAATTGtaattgtattatattaatatattaattgtattattattgtattattattattattattgtattattatattattgtataattgtattgttattaattgtattatattaataatattaataataatattactgtaaaataaataagaatttatATTGTTGTTAAATTATTCCAAATATCTTTTTGCCATTTTGGTTAggtataattttaaaataaaagacaaaataaacaagCTCTGATGGTGAACCAATCTAGAATGTTCTAGATTACACTCTACTCTAACTGCAGGAATATTTGATCTATTTTTGGCCATTTCCAGGTCATTTCTttgaagtgtttgtttttaaaatattcaaaacTTAAATTTCCAGATTTCGCAAAAAACCCCTGATATGATCATATCCCAGAAGATATAAAGAGGTGTTGCATAAAtatgaagataaataaatataattatacagCTAGCTGGCATTAGGTGTCCTATATTAGACACTcaagtgtaaaaataagaaagcaattcatttttttttttcatgaaaatggTCAAGCTGTGCATCTGAAATTGACCAgtttgagtgagtctgtgacGTCTGGGGCCGCAGATTTCTGTTCTCAGAGATTATTGAAGGCTGACATGTTTTTCTGATCAAGGTTCACTGTGTTGTGCAGATTTGAGATGCTCTTTTATTTGAGTTTATTTGAGTTGCCAAAGATGTCCAGTCAGCTCGAACCAGTTCTCATTAGTTGGTTGTTTAGTTcattgattggctgattagatcaTTGATTCTTGATCAGCTTAttaattggctgattagataattgattggctgattagataattaatTTACTTATTAAATATTTGATTGACTGATTAGATAATAAtaggctgattagataactggcTGATTATATCATTAATTGGTTGATTAAATCATTGATTGGCTGATTCGATCATTAATTGGTTGATTAGatcattgattcactgattaGATCATTAATtgactgattagataattgcatgtgtgtgcaggtgtacaggtttTCCTAATGACTTGTATCTCCATCCTTTGCCTTTGATCGAGCTTCAAGCTCCGTTTTTCTCTTTACAGCTTTCatttgccggagtccctgcctgcactttacacatactgtaacctacattgtctttaaacatcacatgatcacaagcatacatatttttctttctctctttctgtctttctttgtcgAGCTAAACATcccactcccgagctcccagtgttctgagttcccagtgtgaccacttctttccggacctgcccgatccatccagacgctctacccctggtcggagtctcgtcgtttggtggtgctcactgttGCTggggatggatctgtgtggacagtctgtgacccaggggactgctgtggacagaaccacttggagactatcacaccatcTCTGAACTGCTGTCGCATCGGTCAGCTTacgacagcaaggaattagtgtctataatgacctcagaaactacactgacctcatAGTTCCTAATGGGCCGTTGATTGtggttgtagaaaggacattaatcagttacagttacattatttactgtccagtgtcacccaaatgaggatgaggttcccttctgagcctggttcctctcaaggtttcttcctcatatcatctcagggagtttttcctcaccaccgtcacctcataaaataactttttttccctctatgtttctatatctctataaagctgctttgagtccattgttaaaagtgctataccaataaattgaattgatttgaaaAATGAAAGTATGAAAAAATGACACCCGTCTGAGGCGATATCGTCACCTGTCTATCAGAAGATAGCGATTTAACCCGGAAAgcactttttaatttaataccATCAAGTCataaataatcataaacaataccttttctttttaaacacaaCCTCTGATTTCGTCAAGTCAATAACGGCAAATCATTTCATCTCCATGACACAGGTTTATTTTTCATACGCACGTCTTCATTTCATCAAAGGCCAGGATTTGTTTACTGCCATGACTTTGCAGTAAAATTCCCGGCATGACtgaaaaagtctctctctctctctctctcacacacacacacacacacacaccgtaataCACAACCATTTTGGTGTAACATTGAAATAGTCTCCATATTAAATGATAACGTCTTCACGTCATGGTCATTCTCACGTACAAAAAATCGAACGAAgcacaaaaatgaacaaacatacACTAGCACTCTATTTCTCACGTTAAACCatatttttttggtctttttttttcaatttgtgtttttcttttttattgttgcACATCTTTATACTTTTACATACAAACAACTACAACCTCTACGGCACAGTACGATGATAAGGTGATCAACTCCGTCACATTGAAATGATGGCAATACGTTTGAGTCGACAAAAGAAAGCATCAAAAGACCTGTGGTATATCTGTAGAACGAGAGACACTGGCCTCGTACAGGCGAGATTTATACAgccatcttcttcttttttaattttttcttcctTCGTCTTATTTTAATCACTCACTACACGTGTCATGTCACTGTCTTTTCGTGTTCAGTGTGCTTTCTTCATCCCGATCGTCATAGAAAGGGGGCAGGGTTAGGGGGCGTGGGCGGAGCCGAGAAACACGTCAGTCACTTATTGCTTTGAGTTCTTTTTGCACACGCGATCGACTGCGACTAAAGTGAGCGCTTTCcggaaaaatacaaaaagaccCTGTAACAAAAAGACATTccaaagaaaaggaagaaagaaacaacCTGAACGGGCGAGATtcacaatttacaggacttttctgttgttgtttgttttgttttgtttcttttacgTACAAATCGGTCGGTCATGACACCACTGAGATCGGCTAATTCAGCAATTCGATAGCGGACAGCGGACGACAGCGACACCGAACATGGTGGTGTGGAGACGGCAAAGACGTGAGGCTTTAGAGGAACACGCTGTACAGGAACACGTATCCATGTTTCGATCATTTCGCCAACGTGGCAGTGAATAAAACGCCAGTGCAGAATGTCACGTGCTTCACGTGTtctgttttggggtttttgtttttagacTCACGTGTTTAATTCAGTATTTCTACATGATTTTCTCACGTgtttaattagtttttttttccatatgacTTTCTCacgtgtttatttttgtttattctacATGACTTTCTCATTTGCAGATCACGTGTTTAATTTCTGGATTTTTTCTACATGACTTTCTTGCATGTTTAATTTCTGGATTTTTTCTACATGACTTTCTTGCATGTTTAATTTCTGGATTTTTTCTACATGACTTTCTTGCATGTTTAATTTCTGGATTTTTTCTACATGACTTTCTTGCATGTTTAATTTCTGGATTTTTTCCACATGACTTTCTTGCATGTTTAATTTCTGGATTTTTTCTACATGA of Hemibagrus wyckioides isolate EC202008001 linkage group LG23, SWU_Hwy_1.0, whole genome shotgun sequence contains these proteins:
- the bola1 gene encoding bolA-like protein 1, translating into MLSHVRRLVHSSSVALSSSRHSSACHMEAASARPVETSIRTKLTQALAPEHLEVLNESHMHAVPPGSESHFRVLVVSSRFDGLSLLQRHRLVNETLSHELSTSVHALAIQAKTPQQWSSDPSLAKSPPCLGGSKHDSTVAEKLKLGSD